GCATGTACTCGATGCCACGCGCGGCGTCGAGCGCGATGGTGAGGCGGCCGCGCCACGACGCCACGGCGGGGGCCATCGGGGTGCGGCTGTGGAGCTGGTCGTGCAGCGTGCCGTTCGCCATGAACTCGTACACGagcacgcgctcgccggcgtcggcgcagCAGCCCAGCAGGCACACGATGTTCTTGTGGTTGGCGCGGGCCAGCGCGGTCAGCTCCGAGTTGAACGCCGTCTCCcggtcgcgccgccgcgccggccgcgccgccgccgagctcgacgcCTTGGCCGAGTCCTCGGCGCGCTTGATCGCCACCTCGCGCCCGTCGGCGAGCGTGCCGCGGTACACGGACCCGAAGCTCCCCGTCCCGATCCGGGAGCCGTCGGAGAAGCCGTCCGTCGCGGCGTGGAGCATCTCCAGCGTGAAGTGCTCCACCACGCTGCCCGGGCCCTTGCTCCTGCTCGACCCGAGCCGCGGCCGGATCAGCGACTGCTgcacgtcgccggcggcatCCTGCacgttcccgcggcggcggcggcggcggcaccacaGGAGCAGCGCGAACTGCAATGCCACCAGGAGCGCGAGGAGACCAGCGGCCCCCGCCGCGACGGCGATCCACACGGccctcctgctcctccggccaccCTTCCCGGCGCCCTGCGGCGCGCTGGGCACGGCGAGGTTGAACTGGAAGGCGCAGTCCATGCAGACGCAGCTCCCTGCGGCGCAGATGTTGGCGGAGCCCGCGAGGACGCCGCATTTGCAGGAGGACATGGGCGCGCAGGGGCCCGGCATGACGCGGCGGAAGACGAGGCGGTTGGTGTCGTTGAACTCGCGGCCGCCCCAGCAGACGAGGGAGTAGTTGGCCATGAGGACGCCGCAGAACGCCTTGCCCTGCGCCTTGACGTCGAGGTActgcgcgccggcgaggctgcccggcggcgaggcgacgccgcGGCCGAAGCAGCGGATGGTGCCGTTGGTGCGCAGGCCGCAGACGCCGTCCTCGCCCAATGCCAGCGCGGCGtacccggcggccgcgccgtcgACCGCGAGCTCAGGCCTCCCGCGGCCCCAGCACGTGAGCTCCCCCGCCGTGGAGAGCGCGCACGCGCGGGTGCCGCAGGCCGCCACCACGTCGTAGCTcccgccggccggcgcgccggcgacggccgcgtCCGCCGTGTCGTTCCCGAAGCAGCGGATGGACGCGGCGTCCCGGAGGATGCCGCACACGAAGCCGTCCCCGACGGCCGCGGCGACGAAGCGGAGGTCCGCGGGGATGGCcagcccgcgccaccgccagcAGTGGAGCTCCCCGCTGCCGAGCACCCCGCAGACGCGGTACtccccggcggcgagcgcgctgAGCGGCCGCCCGGAGTAGACCCGCTTAGCGCGGCCGGGCGCGCCGGGCGACAGGTCCCACCAGCGCATGTCGACGGCGTCGGCGCGCTCCCCGGAGGGCCCCACGGCGCAGAGGAAGTCCTCGCCGCCCGCCAGCGCCGCGAAGGGGTGCGACGACGGGTACGTCTCCTGGCGAGCGtggtcgccgcccgccgccgtgcagTTGAGGTCCGCCAGCAGCGGCGAGGACGCGGACGGCAGGAGGCCGCACACTATGGTCGCGTCGCCCGCCTTGGCCAGCGCGAAGGTCGAGaacgcggacgccgccgcgggcctccACCTCGCGAGCAGCAgggacaggaggaggaggagcggggagAGGAAGCCATGGagccggcgctgcggcggcggcagcggcatgaGAGCGCGCAGCGGCGTGCGgggcgggaggggaggagggggagctgCAGGTGGGGGGACATGGTAAGGCGGAGGCCGGGACAGGTGTGGCCGCGTCAGGTGGTGCTGGATTTGGTGAGCAGGAGTAATCCCTTTGCTCTGCTCTGGCTGCTAAGCTCAACCGCCCGCCCTTCTCGCTTCCCTGCTCTGCTCATCCCCGTTCCTTCACCGGCTGCGTCCATCAAGGTGGATCAGCGATCAGCTGGCCATCGAGCTGGTTGCGGGTGGCGGTAGCGATTAGCGTTGGACCGGGCAGGACAAGATTGCGGTGTCACTGTGTCAGGCGGCGCATGTGGCAGAGGATCGTGGGTTGCTTCCGGTGGATCTGGGAAAACTACCGGCCACCGGTCGGCCAGGATACTGTAGTCTCATCCGCCTCCTGCGCCGGAAGATGACTCCGGTTCAGGATAGAGGTGAGAGTGGCTCCTCGCTCACCGGATTAGTTGAAAGGTGAAGTGACCGATGGGCTGGTTTTGGCTCGTACTGCCCGTGCTACCAAGTACCAACTAATCAGCGAGGATGGGACTTGGGCACCTGGCCATACTGCAAATATTCTCCTCTCCTTGCTCCCTCTTTTTTTCTCTGTCTCTGTTTTAACATTGGTAATGCACTGGTACAGTTTTTTAAGTACTCTTTGCATCCTAGTAGATTATTAGTTATTATGATTTtttagatacataatttttagGATGCATTTAGATATATGTTTGTATAGATGCTTTGGAGCAACTTGCGGGCACCAACGGGGGAATGTCGGGCCGATCTCTGTTTCTTTTTAAAAAGAATTGGTCTCAGCGGCCAATTCGGTGAACTTCGATCATTAACATGCACATTAAAAACTATTTGTATTGGCTGTAAGGAAAAGCATAACTGAATTTGTTAAAATCACGAGGCTAGGTGTACACTTGGTCCCTTGGAAAGTAGTATATATACATTTTCTACTAATTCCTTCTATTTTTGAATATATAATACTAGGTAATTatacccgtgcgttgctacggataAAGTTGGTATAAATATCGGATACATATTGGTGCCCATGTGTTATTTTGTAGGAACCTACGTGATCGAATCGTGGACGGAGAGTGTTGGTCCGACTCGTATACAGGATGGACTAAGGCCCACTTGTCTATTACATAGATGGACCAAACCAACgcaccaaaccaaaaatttgagtggaaaccttactcgctttagtaatagatatagatatagatatagatttaGCAAACACTAATTTTTTAACAACCACATGTGTTCAAACATCATATATTTAGAAATGAAGGTAGTAACTAATTATCAAAGTTCAGACCGTGTTTTGACCCTAGCCTCTGAAAAAGTGAAAATGCAACCAACTCAATATCCGGCGATCTTTGCTTCTACTAATAAAGAACAAAATGGACGGAATTTGGTTGCAAAGTGCCATTTTGAGGGAGGGAGAAAAACAATCATAAAGGAGAAAGCGAGGGTGACTACACATCTTGCTCGTTCCTCTTAATGGCATGGACGAAAACAGAGCAGGAGGGTCATCGTCCACGACACTGTTCGATCGGGTCACTTTTCCCTTTCTTGAAATTTGAGCACGGCAAGCATGTTCGCTGCATCTCCTTGCTTCCCCCCACTACAAAGCTGTCCATCTGCATCGTCTGGGATTGAAACTTCTCCGTCCCCTCGTTGCAAATTAACACGGCAGCTAAGCTGTGTCCAACTTTTAGTTTACTCCGTTCCCTTGAGCATGCACGCCCACGATTTTGAACTGAAGAATGAACGTGCTTTGCAAAAGCTCTAGCTAGCTGCTGCCAAAAGCAAAATCAAGCACACATGACACTATTTGAACATATAGGCTTGGACCATGCTTAGAACTAATTAAAGCTGATTTCATTCTTGATCTGCTAATCACATGTATTAGGGGCATGTGGGCTACTCTACACGCCGGAGGGTGGGTGTATCgtctatatattatatataactAGGTAAATATATGCCTGTGTGTTGCAACGAGCAAAGTTAGTGTAAATATCGAATAAGTATGATTATCCGCCGTTAATTATTTATAGGAATCTACGTGATTGAGTCATGGACGAAGGGCTGATCTGACTCACATACGGGATGGACTACGTGTAGTGAAAAttgcctctcatgccatattttaatataatgttttggtgattgataaagacaacacaacacttggactaatatgattgttaagatgatcattctcaggcttttaggttcaagtgatgacaaagagaagataggcgtagctaggcccgaagggccgcaccTACGGTGGTTCGACTAACcgattagcggacgggggtcgagggggagccgcccctcgcgggtctcagggcagctccctgaaacctcttcggtccaaaggacaaaaaattgaagagactgtgaagaaatcgagtcaaaacaaacaagacagagacattttcctatcaccggttaaaccgatgatgagcaaattgtactcaccggtgcaatgaacccAGAAGCTGGGACTAGGGTTttgcgtcggttgaaccgacgatgaagatattgaatacgtcggtgcaacggcagaagaagaccaaggGAAATAcatacatcggttgaaccggtgatccATCGGTCAATTACGTTGGTGTAGTTATCCAGAGAGTTGATTTTTTCGGGAACTCGGGGAcagttacatgcaccggttaaaccggcaaTGAagatacattcaccggttgattacgtcggttgattaaggtagccgttgaagtataacggctagttggaaaaaggtgctcaccggttaaaccggtgatgacacaaagtggatcatCGATTTAACTGGTGAaagcgctttttgtcagccacttttccaacggctcttttggggtgtgtgggctatatatacccccaaggccggttgctgcatatggttggacaccagaaaagttgaaggaagtgttgcccaagcaaactaacatctccaaccatcctagcgaagcttagtgtcatatctagcttgtgagaagctttgagagagtgctttgtgcccttatatagggattagttcttgtgagagctcccttgagcaaagtcttgctgcggcaagcaatcgtgTAGAGtagacttggtgtggagaggcaacgacactttgtgcggggaaggagacccctcttggtgagaagctctaATAGtaaagacggtgccgttggtgacgctttgagagagacggtggtggtggccttgtcttggtgatttggcgccacttagcctttgcttgccggaagccttggtggcgaacgcaagacggtgatcaagcgaagagacttggcatcacacttgttcgtgttggacaagtggccgtggatgtagggagggacttggtgtcctaaccgaaccacgttaaatcgtgtgtcttggtgtctttacgggagtttgcatattctctcccttacctctttacttaccgtattacgtttctgcatttactctatcttgcgtgcctttactttcctagttagtttgattagaattggctataggttgtaaGTCTTTTAggagtaagtagagagtagtatagataaactttagtcataactagtatgtgtaggacgtgttaggtttatctcatgcaaatagattgagccctaggatagaaagcgattagcgacactattcaccccctccccctctagggtcggacaccccggtgatccttacactacGGCCCACCTGTCAATGACACAAGGGGGACCAAACAAAAAATTAGATGGATTAAACCAAAAATTTAGGTAGAAACCTTACATGCTTTAAAAATTTAGGTAGGAACCTTACATGCTTTAAAAATAGACATATAGTTCCCGTGCATTGTTAGGGTAATATAATAGATCTACGTAATATCATTAACTTTGTGTTCGTTCAGTTCATGTACATGTTGTGCTGTAACTGTGCGAGATATTGATTGTCCATATTTCTATTGGGATTCTGATTAATTTGTCTGTGTTCCCATTCTAATTCAGATTTATTTGTCCCGATACTGATTAAAGTTTTGATTGAGAGATCAAGGAAACATCGCTGGCTTTAGAAATAAGTAGAGACAGAGATATAGATAAATAGGGAACAGGGTGGTACGACTTAATTGGTTTAGTGTTGCTGACAGGTTAAAGAGGAGATGGATGCATGGGTGACCAGGATGGAACCTTGCTGCAGGCCAGGGTCGCTGGAGACGTACTCGTACAAGGAATTGAACGTCCGTGTTAGGTCAGCTCAGCCGAGATCGCCGCCACCAACTACCTGACCGTTGGCAATTCTCTCCACCATTCTCCATGGGAGGAATGGATGATCGATCCCTTTTTGCTTTGCTCACGAAGGCAGCTGCAAAGAATAGTATTGGAGCTGATGGCGATGTTACAACGTAGTTGGAAGCCATGGTGCGTGGCTCCGTGGATAATAATACTGAGTACCGGTCTTGAGTATGGAAGGGCGGTatatattaaaatatatttgCACGCCAAGCACAGGGTTTGCAAATAAAGCATGTATAGTTGTCCAACATGTTCACCATGCATTTGACTTCATCTCAAAATAACTATTTTAGATTAGGTTATTCGGATAATGTTTTTGGAAAACAATGTTACAACTTATTTGGTGGAAAAGAGTTATTCAAATAACTTTTTTTGCGGAATTGGttatttaaataaattttcttGAACAATTTAAATAGTTTTTTTGAAAAGAGCTATTTAAATAgatattaaaggaaaaagatgTTTAagtatttttttcagaaaatgaGAAAGGAGAATAAAATCAGAGGGAAAAAGGAGCCACACTAGCGGTCAAATCTGCCATGCGATCGATCGAAACCGAATCCACATTATCGTCGTCCCGTCCTGTGCTTCGCGCTTGCCCTGTCCCGGAAATAGTGTTAGCCATTATTGTTTTATATTTTTCCATTTGTGAGGAAATAAGTGATACCGAAAATGGTTTGAAAAGTTTTCTTGCTATTTTGATCCCTAGGAAGAGACGACACAACATCATTATCATTGCTTCAGCCATTATTGTTTGTATATCCCATTTCCGAGGAAACAAGTGGTAATGAAAATGCTTCTTTTTCTACGTTTTCACCCCATGGAAGAAGAGTCAATGCAGTAttatttgaatccttttttccACTGCTAATGACTGTTCAGTTTTGGGTGTGCATGCATAATCTTCCAGTGGTTGAAACTTTCTCACCTTTTCCGCGTCCACTAGATAATTATACATGTAAAGGGTcaccatatacatatatattcttTGTTGGATCCGATACGTCTTATATAATGAGATACATATATGGGAGTAACTACAAGCGAGTGTAGAAAGAAACTTTCATATTatatacactactagaaaacggacCTTGGGCACCAGCTGAGAAGGActaaaggcaccggttttctaaccggtgccccgcaaccgcgatcaatggcctcgccttaagacaccgggtttttcaaccggtgccttagccttccattggtaccggttggaaagaccagccggtaccaaagaggcagccacgctgacgtaaggtggcagcccctttagtaccggttggtatttccaaccggtaccaatgatcttttctctttttttccccaaatccagttttgtttgttatatttattactgtttattcttttataattgctaaacgcactcaagctctacagtactatacgttcattggtcgttcgtgttcgttttcagagaatatttgaaactaactaaaagtgaaatgcgagcatataattaagctaattagatgaactaatatatttacaaatttacaaacatcaaggcataatgtttaaaaatatttacaaatgtacaagtcatgttagcagtccaactactagtcccctcaggaggtcgacggaagtcctctatagatgtgaccgtcgtggtagaactcatctctaggatccaagatctcgttcaaaatgaatccggcgagctgctcgcacacggcgttgatccgatcagtagagtaacattcatcccccatttgagacatctatcatttaggaaaaaaggattaacatcatgtgcgttagtataattatgaaaatatactagtgaacggtttggacgtactctcgtttcttcatcagtagccttcccgcatggagtcatgatgtgcaagtagtcgcatatgtagtacccgcaccaatcagttttttgttgttgtctcgcacactaaaggagaaacaaataaattactcaatttatagaacaatttgggattatatacttaactagacaaatctttatgaatgaacataccggataatccatgttaacgttcagttcgggcctccattgaccacgtcctttgttatttttcacaaattttttccaaaccctgcgctcaaagttaagtttgatattcaggaattgttattaacagaaaaaagatttgattgtgcaaactgaacttacctgttcgtggggtctatgatatgttggattgcggactttggatttctcactgagtcaaagactataagattgccggtctctacggaaagtatgagtaaaatccaatgataactgcagatatagataggatatatacataaatatattagacaacttagtatttatttagtaatataatagaggattgagtcgaccaaggcttacccaaagttgtatggtatgaatatataggatttgtaactttACCTAGTCaatgaatcgtacatgttttggcacgtttccttgtaactttcgttgatcaatttctggttgactagcaaaggagacatgaagccgatctaaTGGTGCCAttcatgttttcggcttctttgggtctcctgtctaaacaatgcaatagaaattttataatgcacacatataattatgttcttgttaacaaaaaggattaatgtagaggtaagtgatacttacaaaacccaaatggtgatgatagaggcgtcgagggcttgtcgatggtaaatgtgatataaattttggaagtacacccagaagtcgtcctccccgcggaagaaatcatggtcacgatacttgactccaaatattttcccttcgtctttcgccattcgcaggtaccatctatgcaaattgaatggaatggagtaatagtgcgagcgacagggatttttgcctccacatgccccgttgcctcctctagcgttaatccagtttcagaaagaactattgcggcctgtaggtccgcctggagttgtacgtccgtcgggtgtaggagtggcaaccctggcacccggaggggctcgagctctttttgttgtgtgccaagctgaggaatggtcttgccacattttttcttcagatttctcaccttgtgtgcctttgtcagagtacgatcatagtccgagggtaagtttttcggttttggtgggttgtctaggtttgcgagaagcttttcccctaattctagaggtaccttttccctcggcggggggactttcggcttcaattgttctttatatatcgagcagtctcctcttccaactcctcagcggttttctcgtaggttaattgtctttcAACCGttttttgcttcttctttcAGGGTCCAGctgctgggagggatgctgtctttttctttcccttttctagtgcagggggagttggagtactcgtggccctttgcgccggcggagacggtggtgaaggaggtggcagtggggacggcggtgaggtagaccgcggagacgggcgatcagtCTGCAcaggagccgttgtgcttgcagtaagtttgatgtcggccttgcgccatagaacgaccccgtgcagtgcgtctcccaatgtcttctctccatcccctccaacgaagtcgagctcaagatcctcattgtttccaactatctgctcaactgtgacggaggtgtagccagggggtatcggccttccatgaattgtagtagaaggattcaggggcagggctaacccatatgcgacatgaatggatatatttcttgctcgcacatgaagctcgcacgatgttggcatggtgacatcatccactggatacctctggtcatctaccgccgttggctcaatctggggttgcttttccgcttgtacgtcgggcgccgctgtggatgcacagctgctgcgtcgcttagaggccgggcttatcacaacatccgggtgcgacccagcagtgcccctttggctcagagctagttgcaccgcctcattgaccctggcgtccatctgagattccaaggacgcaaccttcttgttcatcttttcttctatggcacgaagtttctcttcctgttcggctctgctctttcggtgagtcttgtaagagggatctccggcccaagcaactttccatgggaccacgctgatgccgcgggctcgtctagggtgttccggattctttaatgcccttgtcagctcatcattctccctttgaggatggaatgttccttgttgagtctcatctattgcagcgactagattgcgggacacttcttgcatatgctcgggcacgaccaaacttccatccaactggtttagtgtcacgccattagcaaataacaaccacttggatctatccggccaatcccaagtcgtcggcctgatgcctctatccataagttcctgctccatcttctgccatttttaactgacttcttgtacccggcagccccaaggtggtggctgtacttcttatttgctgcattcaccttggcttgttcggattttttttggcttcctctgatagtttgtattgtttgaactcctcccagtatggtttaacctgaggaagatcgtcctagttcggctccttatccttcttgatgtaattggtgtacaacttcttcttgaaagttgcaaaggaaagggCCATCTTTctaaaggcacatttcttcacaagttcttggtcaactccttcagaaagagtgaacatatccttgagttctgcccatagcatttccttctgatgtgcaggcacggcgtgttgctgttcttctggtttggtcgttttccatagtcttgtggtgatcggaattcttgcccgaataataaccccacattggttgacaaattttgtgctagcatcctctggagcacttggacagccctctgcatCCACTTCTGTGACAACctatcttccctccattttcttggttggccggcgtctcccttttgactggctcaacaaagtcgatgcggaggtcgactaaattacagaaaagatatgttaatcgcaaaactaatctaccgaagtcaccatgcatatagtgttaagattcgtactggaacatgatgctgttgattgggcggcggcgcaaagtcatcatcttcttcatcggcatctccagatatattcaggaacgaatcagctgtccgagcatcttcttcagcgattggctgggtggtgttggccctcgtatcttcgtttattgcgtccaacatgtattggccggcggcctgctcatcaccgaaggggtccatccttaactgaaaccgtaaaaatatgttagagtatgtgtccatccttaaatgaagcaggagaattcaattctttaaacgaatatgcgtgtttgagagagagagagtgtgtgtgtatgttagagggacagagaaagagagatagttagtgagtgtgtgtgtgttagagggagagagagagagtgtgtgtgagtgtgtgtgtgtgtgtgagtgagtgtgagtgagtgagtgtgtgtgtgtgtgttagtaaGTGAGTGAGCGAGAGACCGAGTGTGTGTTTGCGTGTTAGTgcgagtttgcgagctcgaTCTTACAACAAAGCTAGAactgttctacgcattacaacgatcgcgtggacataaataacacctaaaatggagctagaacgcgaaaactaggctaaaaacaagatctaggggcttaactgtaagaaaaacagagtttctgggggttttctgcaaaaacctagggcctaaatgtaattaacggTTAGATACAGGGGCTAGCGCACAAAAATAGCaggtctggaccgcgggttctaaAAGAGAAAAGCGCAGGGGACTAAGTGCTAAAAATAGGGTCAAActagaattatttttgaactaaccaggacggcgggttgatttctaaaaagctcagggtctctttagcaaaactgccAGGCTGAAGGGGTACGCGTGGACCTTGGCCGTCGGATCCAGATCTAGTGGCTCGGATAAAAGGGGTACGCGCTTCTAATTTACGCGTCTACTCGGGATCGGACGGAAGGGAAACATcccgcgcgcggggcggcggcgctgggtcaccggagctctgctccgcggcggcgctgcgcgggggCTCACCGGACTTGGCCTAATCTGGTGCTCCGGGGCTCGATTTAACTCGGTTTTGAGTCTAGGAGGGTCATCAcgccatgcgtgatccacctgagGCGTTAGCGAGGCACGGCGGGGCTCTAGGCTGCGTGTGCAAGGGCGATGGCGGCTCTGcatggaggagctcgccggcgtgcgcgcgtTCGCGCTGCGCCGGGCTCACTCAGGGGTGCAAAAATGTGCCTAAGGCATCTGTGTAGCACGGGCAAGCCCGTGCGTGACTCGTGCGGGCTGTGCGGGGTTGCAGAGGGCTCGCCATGGCGAGTTCACGGTGGCCTGTGGAAGTGGATCCGCGGGCGCAGGCAGTCGGTGGCGACGTCGAGCGGCGGTGGCACTGCTCCGGTGACGGGCTCGGGCGGAGAGTGTGCCGGGGAGGTTTGCCTCGACCTGGTGAAGCTCTTTGGGGGGTCGTCTTGCACGGATTCGGCGCGGATGAAGGAGTTCACCGCATAGGTCTCGACGGCGgtgttcgcggcggcggcgagcggcgttccCAGCGAGCTCCGAGCGACCTGCATGGGGAAAAGCGGTGTGTGAGCTTGAGGGAGGGAAGGCGAAGCTTGATAGGGGGTTGTCGTGGTCTGGGGGTGACCGGGGATGGGTGCTCCGCGACGGGGTGGTGCTCAGCGGTGGCAGTGGTGATGGCGGGCGGCGTTCCAGGGCACAGGGAGGAGAGTGGGGGCTCGGATTGGGGTGGAAtggggaggagagggggtgTACCTGTCGAGGCGGCCGGGAAGAGCCGGACCGAGGTGGCGGCACgaaggggaggcggaggcggcggcggcgcaccaagACAGGTTGGGCGGGGGTGGCCAGGTgtccaggcggcggcgtcgcggtggagaGAGGTCCATGCGTcgaggcagcggcggtggacgaccgggcggcggcggaggacgatcGTCGGAGGTGGCGACGGCGGACGATCGGGCGTCGAGAGGGCCGGCAGTGGAAGTAACAAGTGAGGAAGAAGGAAACAGGGCAGGAACTTATATATCCCAAAGGCCTTAGGTACCTGTTGGTAagtccaaccggtgcctaataGGGCATAAGGCACCGGTTTGTAactcacccggtacctaaggtaaCCTATAGACACCGGGTGATAAGTCCACCCGGTACCTTAAGCCTACAATGGGCGGGAATTAAAAagtgcctaaggcaccggttagaaacaaaaaccggtgcctaaggcttctGAAATATTTGTACTTTAAGCCTTTTGCCGCCAGTGAGATCGATAACACTGTGTAACGCAGTGGTAACCCTAACTATTCTAATCGCCGAGGCCCGGGTTCGACTCTCGCGCGCCCGTTTTTTTcgctttggtaccggttgaaaatcaaataattgaatagtaaatcatttaattgcataataaatcattttaattgcattaTAAAtcggataattgcataataaatcatttaaatgcctaatatatctaataattgcataataattatttaaatgcacaataaatcattaaatggtataataaatcattaaagtgcataataaatcattaatgtgcctaataaatcagataattgcataataaataatTAAAGTGTATAATAAATCgggtaattgcataataaatcattaaagtgcataataaatcgggtaaatgcataataaatcattaaagttcctaataaattttataattgcataataaattatttaaatgcatattAAATCTGATTATTGACTAATAAATT
This genomic interval from Panicum virgatum strain AP13 chromosome 8K, P.virgatum_v5, whole genome shotgun sequence contains the following:
- the LOC120644071 gene encoding serine/threonine-protein kinase-like protein CCR4 — encoded protein: MPLPPPQRRLHGFLSPLLLLLSLLLARWRPAAASAFSTFALAKAGDATIVCGLLPSASSPLLADLNCTAAGGDHARQETYPSSHPFAALAGGEDFLCAVGPSGERADAVDMRWWDLSPGAPGRAKRVYSGRPLSALAAGEYRVCGVLGSGELHCWRWRGLAIPADLRFVAAAVGDGFVCGILRDAASIRCFGNDTADAAVAGAPAGGSYDVVAACGTRACALSTAGELTCWGRGRPELAVDGAAAGYAALALGEDGVCGLRTNGTIRCFGRGVASPPGSLAGAQYLDVKAQGKAFCGVLMANYSLVCWGGREFNDTNRLVFRRVMPGPCAPMSSCKCGVLAGSANICAAGSCVCMDCAFQFNLAVPSAPQGAGKGGRRSRRAVWIAVAAGAAGLLALLVALQFALLLWCRRRRRRGNVQDAAGDVQQSLIRPRLGSSRSKGPGSVVEHFTLEMLHAATDGFSDGSRIGTGSFGSVYRGTLADGREVAIKRAEDSAKASSSAAARPARRRDRETAFNSELTALARANHKNIVCLLGCCADAGERVLVYEFMANGTLHDQLHSRTPMAPAVASWRGRLTIALDAARGIEYMHVYAVPPIIHLDVKSANILLDDAWTAKIADFGLSSVLDPAAGACDDDAAAGGTPREPLYTGGTVGYMDPEYYRLQHLTDKSDVYSFGVVLLELMSGCRVVQRYAESVTPKNVVEFAVPHILADEVARVLDPRLPAPTPDEAEALAYMGYLAADCVGPIGCDRPSMTEVVDALERALAACGAAPLSRAGTGRRPVLSRSGTDQFDLTDTD